One window of the Macaca thibetana thibetana isolate TM-01 chromosome 1, ASM2454274v1, whole genome shotgun sequence genome contains the following:
- the STYXL2 gene encoding serine/threonine/tyrosine-interacting-like protein 2 has translation MATSKDPEEEQVVPSEEDEANVRAVQAHYLRSPSPSQCSMVSEAETESIFMEPIHLSSAIAAKQIINEELKPRGVRADAECPGMLESAEQLLVEDLYNRVREKMDDTSLYNTPCVLDLQRALVQDRQEAPWNEVDEVWPNVFIAEKSVAVNKGRLKRLGITHILNAAHGTGVYTGPEFYTGLEIQYLGVEVDDFPEVDISQHFRKAAEFLDEALLTYRGKVLVSSEMGISRSAVLVVAYLMIFHNMAILEALMTVRKKRAIYPNDGFLKQLRELNEKLMEEREEDYGREGESAEAEEGEGMGSTLGARVHALTVEEEDDSASHLSGSSLGKASQASKPLTLIDNEEEEKLYEEWKKGQGLPSGKVSQGGGGRRSASSGQGGEQLEDEDEDEDVERIIQEWQSRNERYQAEGHRRWGREEEEEEESDAGSSVGRRRRTLSESSAWESVSSHDIWVLKQQLELNPPDHSRRRRSDSMSSDSTWDAWNERLLEIEKEASRRYHAKSKREEAADRSSEAGSRVREDDEESLGSEASSFYNFCSRNKDKLTALERWKIKRIQFGFHKKDLEAGDSSSEPGAEEAVGEKKNPSDISLTAYQAWKLKHQKKVGSENREEVVELSKGEDSALAKKRQRRLQLLERSRQTLEESQSMASWEADSSTASGSIPLSAFWSAAPSVSADGDTASVLSTQSHRSHLSQAASNIAGCSTSNPITPLPNLPVGPGDTISIASIQNWIANVVSETLAQKQNEMLLLSRSPSVASMKAVPAASCLGDDQVSMLSGQSSSSLGGCLLPQSQARLSSDMQSVLSCNTTLSSPPESSRSKVRGTSKPIYSLFADNVDLKELGRKEKEMQMELREKMSEYKMEKLASDNKRSSLFKKKKVKEDEDDGVGDGDEDTDSAIGSFRYSSRSSSQKPETDTSSSLAVCDHYASGSRVGKEMDSSINKWLSGLRTEEKPPFQSDWSGSSRGKYTRSSLLRETESKSSSYKFSKFQSEEQDTSSYHEANGNSIRSTSRFSSSSTREGREMHKFSRSTYSETSSSREKSSPEPYFFCRTPEPSEREESPESQQPNWARSRDWEDVEESSKSDFSEFGAKRKFTQSFMRSEEEGEKERMENREEGRFASGRQSQYRRSTDREEEEEMDDEAIIAAWRRRQEETRTKLQRRRED, from the exons ATGGCGACCAGCAAGGACCCAGAGGAGGAGCAGGTAGTCCCAAGTGAGGAGGATGAAGCCAACGTGAGGGCGGTGCAGGCCCACTACCTCCGGAGCCCCTCTCCTAGCCA GTGTTCGATGGTCtcagaagcagaaacagaaagcatTTTCATGGAACCCATTCACCTCTCCTCAGCCATTGCAGCCAAACAGATCATCAATGAAG AACTCAAGCCACGGGGGGTCAGAGCAGACGCAGAGTGTCCAGGCATGCTGGAGTCTGCTGAACAGCTGCTGGTGGAGGACCTGTACAACCGCGTCAGGGAGAAGATGGACGACACCAGCCTCTATAATACGCCCTGCGTCCTGGACCTACAGCGGGCTCTGGTTCAGGATCGCCAAGAGGCTCCCTGGAATGAGGTGGATGAGGTCTGGCCCAATGTCTTCATAGCTGAGAA gAGTGTGGCTGTGAACAAGGGGAGGCTGAAGAGGCTGGGAATCACCCACATTCTGAATGCTGCGCATGGCACTGGCGTTTACACTGGCCCCGAATTCTACACTGGCCTGGAGATCCAGTACCTGGGTGTGGAGGTGGATGATTTTCCTGAGGTGGACATTTCCCAGCATTTCCGGAAGGCGGCTGAGTTCCTCGATGAGGCGCTGCTCACTTACAGAG gGAAAGTCCTGGTCAGCAGCGAAATGGGCATCAGCCGGTCAGCAGTTCTAGTGGTCGCCTACCTGATGATCTTCCACAATATGGCCATCCTGGAGGCGTTGATGACTGTGCGTAAGAAGCGGGCCATCTACCCCAACGACGGCTTCTTGAAGCAGCTGCGGGAGCTCAACGAGAAGCtgatggaggagagagaagaggactACGGCAGGGAGGGGGAATcagctgaggctgaggagggcgagGGCATGGGGAGCACGCTCGGGGCCAGAGTGCACGCCCTGAcggtggaggaggaggacgacAGCGCCAGCCACCTGAGTGGCTCCTCCCTGGGGAAGGCCAGCCAGGCCTCCAAGCCCCTCACCCTCATTGacaacgaggaggaggagaaaCTGTACGAGGAGTGGAAGAAGGGGCAGGGCCTCCCCTCGGGCAAGGTCTCCCAGGGTGGAGGTGGCCGGCGCTCAGCCTCCTCTGGCCAGGGTGGGGAGCAGCTCGAGGACGAGGACGAGGACGAGGACGTGGAGAGAATCATCCAGGAGTGGCAGAGCCGAAATGAGAGGTATCAAGCAGAAGGGCACcggaggtggggaagggaggaggaagaggaggaggagagcgaCGCTGGCTCCTCCGTAGGGAGGCGGCGGCGCACCCTGAGCGAGAGCAGCGCCTGGGAGAGCGTGAGCAGCCACGACATCTGGGTCCTGAAGCAGCAGCTGGAGCTGAACCCGCCAGACCACAGCAGGAGGCGCCGCTCAGACTCGATGTCCTCGGATAGCACCTGGGACGCGTGGAACGAGAGGCTGCTGGAGATTGAGAAGGAGGCTTCCCGGAGGTACCATGctaagagcaagagagaggaggcGGCAGACAGGAGCTCAGAGGCAGGGAGCAGGGTGCGGGAGGATGACGAGGAGAGCTTGGGCTCTGAGGCCAGCTCCTTCTACAACTTCTGCAGCAGGAACAAGGACAAGCTCACTGCCCTGGAAAGATGGAAGATCAAGAGAATCCAGTTTGGATTTCACAAGAAAGACTTGGAAGCAGGAGACAGCAGCAGTGAGCCCGGCGCAGAGGAGGCAGTGGGGGAGAAGAAGAACCCCTCCGACATCAGCCTGACAGCCTACCAGGCCTGGAAGCTGAAACACCAGAAGAAGGTGGGCAGTGAGAACAGGGAGGAGGTGGTGGAGCTCAGCAAGGGGGAGGACTCGGCCTTGGCTAAGAAGAGGCAACGGAGGCTGCAGCTGCTGGAGAGAAGCCGGCAGACGCTGGAGGAGAGTCAGTCTATGGCAAGCTGGGAGGCGGACAGCTCCACGGCCAGCGGGAGCATTCCCCTGTCTGCGTTCTGGTCTGCAGCCCCCTCAGTCAGTGCTGATGGGGACACGGCGTCAGTACTGAGCACCCAGAGCCACCGCTCCCACCTGTCTCAGGCTGCAAGCAACATAGCGGGGTGTTCAACCTCCAATCCCATCACACCCCTGCCTAACCTGCCAGTGGGGCCTGGAGACACCATTTCCATTGCCAGTATCCAGAACTGGATTGCCAATGTAGTCAGCGAGACCCTTGCTCAGAAGCAAAATGAAATGCTGCTGTTGTCCCGCTCCCCGTCTGTTGCAAGCATGAAGGCAGTACCAGCGGCCAGTTGCCTGGGGGATGACCAAGTCTCCATGCTCAGTGGACAAAGCAGCTCCTCCTTGGGTGGCTGCCTGTTGCCTCAGAGCCAGGCAAGACTCAGCTCTGACATGCAGTCTGTGCTGTCCTGCAACACCACACTGAGCTCGCCCCCTGAAAGTTCCAGGAGCAAAGTGAGGGGGACCAGCAAGCCCATCTACAGCCTCTTTGCTGACAATGTGGACCTAAAGGAACTTGGCCGGAAGGAAAAGGAGATGCAGATGGAGCTTAGGGAGAAGATGTCTGAGTACAAAATGGAAAAGCTGGCCTCAGACAACAAACGCAGCTCCCTCTTCAAGAAGAAGAAGGTCAAGGAAGATGAGGATGATGGTGTGGGTGATGGGGATGAGGACACTGACAGCGCCATAGGGAGCTTCCGGTATTCTTCCCGCAGTAGTTCCCAGAAACCTGAAACAGACACATCCTCCTCCCTGGCTGTCTGTGATCACTATGCAAGTGGCAGCAGAGTTGGCAAAGAGATGGATAGCAGTATTAATAAGTGGCTCAGTGGCCTCAGGACAGAGGAAAAACCTCCTTTCCAAAGTGACTGGTCTGGAAGTTCCAGGGGGAAGTACACCAGATCATCCCTGCTCAGGGAGACAGAGTCTAAATCCTCCAGTTACAAGTTTTCCAAATTCCAGTCAGAGGAACAGGACACCTCCTCCTACCACGAGGCAAATGGCAACTCTATAAGAAGCACTTCACGGTTCTCGTCTTCCTCCACCAGGGAGGGCAGAGAGATGCACAAGTTCTCCAGGTCCACGTACAGCGAGACCTCAAGTTCCCGAGAGAAGAGCAGCCCAGAGCCCTACTTCTTCTGCCGGACCCCAGAGCCCTCAGAAAGGGAAGAGTCCCCAGAGTCACAGCAACCAAATTGGGCCAGGTCCAGAGACTGGGAAGATGTGGAAGAATCATCCAAGTCAGACTTCTCTGAATTTGGAGCCAAGAGGAAATTCACCCAGAGCTTTATGAGGTctgaagaagagggagagaaagagaggatggaaaacagagaagaagGGAGGTTTGCATCTGGACGGCAGTCCCAGTATCGAAGGAGCACtgacagagaggaagaggaagaaatggacGATGAAGCCATCATTGCTGCTTGGAGACGTCGGCAAGAAGAAACCAGGACCAAGCtgcagagaaggagggaggactgA